Proteins encoded together in one Impatiens glandulifera chromosome 1, dImpGla2.1, whole genome shotgun sequence window:
- the LOC124915505 gene encoding UPF0481 protein At3g47200-like — protein MDKKNPALTDENQVHEYDECSIQVWEINKDRLDSMNKNINTTPNLLSNWSGKSSCSIFRVPQSFVDVNGSAYRPHIVSIGPFHRGEPNLQMIQQHKWRFLRDLINRTKITLEQLLTTIHPHETKARESYSELIDLTSDEFIEMLVLDGCFIIEFFRKICKTIPVKHDDPLISMSWVNSFFLRDLIRIENQIPFFILQTLFDLTNTHESNRSLSSLALEFFNNSVNRPAEVLNKYENLVGKNLLDLLRKTYITPELDKPINRNINTPSHVIQCISKLRRAGISIKQGNGESFLEVKFKHGTLEMPKVTIDEFMSCFMVNCVAFEQCQRSCSNQFTTYTTLLDSLVNTYNDVEYLLDQNVIENYFGTDGEVAKLFNNLGKEVSIDINRCYLSTLFKQVDDYYKNNWHVTLETFRYTYFSSPWSAISAFAAVLLLIMSFLQTFYSMYSYIHPRR, from the coding sequence ATGGATAAGAAGAATCCAGCTTTAACAGATGAAAATCAAGTTCATGAGTACGATGAATGCTCGATCCAAGTATGGGAAATCAACAAAGATAGATTGGATTCGATGAATAAGAACATCAACACGACACCAAATCTACTCTCTAATTGGTCGGGTAAGAGTTCCTGCAGCATATTTCGTGTCCCACAGAGCTTTGTCGACGTTAATGGTTCAGCTTATCGTCCTCACATCGTCTCCATCGGACCTTTCCACCGCGGAGAACCCAACCTCCAAATGATCCAACAACACAAATGGCGTTTCCTCCGCGATCTAATCAATCGCACCAAAATCACCCTCGAACAACTCTTGACGACAATTCACCCCCACGAAACCAAAGCCAGAGAGTCTTACTCCGAACTCATTGATCTCACTTCCGATGAATTCATTGAAATGCTTGTACTCGACGGCTGCTTCATCATCgaattttttcgaaaaatttgtaAAACCATCCCTGTTAAACACGACGACCCATTAATCTCCATGTCATGGGTTAATTCATTCTTCCTCAGAGATCTAATCAGAATTGAAAATCAAATCCCCTTCTTCATCCTTCAAACCCTCTTCGATCTAACGAATACCCATGAATCTAATCGGTCGTTATCTTCCTTAGCGTTGGAATTCTTCAATAACTCAGTCAACCGTCCGGCTGAGGTTCTCAACAAGTACGAGAATTTAGTCGGAAAAAACCTCCTAGACCTCCTCCGGAAAACATACATCACGCCTGAGCTCGATAAACCGATAAACCGCAATATTAATACCCCGTCACACGTCATCCAATGCATCTCGAAGCTGAGAAGGGCCGGAATCTCCATTAAACAGGGGAATGGTGAGAGCTTCTTGGAAGTGAAGTTCAAACACGGAACCTTAGAAATGCCGAAAGTGACGATTGACGAGTTCATGAGCTGTTTCATGGTAAATTGTGTAGCGTTTGAGCAATGTCAGAGGAGTTGTTCGAATCAGTTCACAACTTACACGACTCTTCTTGACTCTTTGGTGAACACTTACAATGATGTGGAGTATTTGTTGGACCAAAACGTAATCGAGAATTACTTTGGGACAGATGGGGAAGTGGCGAAATTGTTCAATAATTTGGGGAAGGAGGTGTCGATTGATATAAACAGATGTTATCTGTCGACGTTGTTTAAACAAGTGGATGATTATTACAAGAACAATTGGCATGTTACATTGGAAACATTTAGGTATACTTATTTTAGTAGTCCTTGGTCTGCTATTTCTGCTTTTGCTGCGGTTTTGTTGTTGATTATGTCTTTCCTTCAAACCTTTTATTCTATGTATTCATACATACATCCTCGTCGATGA
- the LOC124915515 gene encoding UPF0481 protein At3g47200-like — MDISNNPPHIGDENHNHRHDHVDQRSVEVWEINIERLESMQKNISTTPNLLTNWSGNNSCSIFRVPHSFVQVNGHSSYHPHIVSIGPFHHGHRDLQMIQQHKWRFLGDLINRTNITLEQLLRSIHPLETKARDSYSELIDLTSDEFIELLVLDGCFIIEFFRKICKIIPVKTDDPLISMSWVNSFFLRDLIRIENQIPFFVLQTLFDLTNTHQSNRSLSSLALEFFENSIQRPDEILKKYSDLNGKHLLDLLRKTFIPTDPNLEEPKNSNKIPSHVIQCISKLRKAGIAIKPGKGESFLQVKFRNGTLEMPTITIDAFMICFIVNCVAFEQCQRTCSKQFTTYTALLDYLVNTYKDVEYLCEENVIENYFGTDGEVAKLINNLGKEVSFDLNRCYLSKLFKEVDDYYKNNWHVTWETFRYSYFSSPWSAISAFAATLLLILSLLQTIYAILTFYQSPAPGPRL, encoded by the coding sequence ATGGATATCAGCAATAATCCACCACATATAGGAGACGAAAATCACAACCATAGGCACGATCACGTCGATCAGCGGTCGGTCGAAGTATGGGAAATCAACATAGAGAGATTAGAATCGATGCAGAAAAACATCTCCACTACACCCAATCTACTTACTAATTGGTCAGGTAACAATTCCTGCTCCATATTTCGTGTCCCACATAGCTTTGTTCAAGTTAACGGCCACAGCTCTTATCACCCACATATAGTCTCAATCGGACCTTTCCACCACGGTCACCGCGACCTCCAAATGATCCAACAACACAAATGGCGTTTCCTTGGCGATCTAATCAATCGCACCAATATCACCCTCGAACAACTCTTGAGATCAATTCATCCCCTCGAAACCAAAGCCAGAGACTCTTACTCCGAACTCATTGATCTCACTTCCGATGAATTCATTGAATTGCTTGTACTCGACGGCTGTTTCATCATCGagttttttcgaaaaatttgtaaaatcatCCCTGTTAAAACCGACGACCCATTAATCTCCATGTCATGGGTTAATTCATTCTTCCTTAGAGATTTAATCAGAATCGAAAATCAAATCCCATTCTTCGTCCTCCAAACCCTCTTCGATCTAACGAATACCCATCAATCTAATAGGTCGCTTTCTTCCCTAGCGTTAGAATTCTTCGAAAACTCAATTCAACGACCGgatgagattttaaaaaaatacagtGATTTGAACGGGAAACATCTCCTAGATCTCCTACGTAAAACATTCATACCCACTGACCCAAATCTTGAGGAACcgaaaaattctaataaaataccATCCCATGTTATCCAATGCATCTCGAAGCTACGAAAGGCTGGGATCGCCATCAAACCTGGTAAAGGTGAGAGCTTTTTACAAGTAAAGTTCAGAAATGGAACACTAGAAATGCCGACAATAACCATCGATGCGTTTATGATCTGTTTCATTGTAAATTGTGTTGCGTTTGAACAATGTCAGAGGACATGTTCGAAACAGTTCACAACTTACACGGCTCTTCTTGACTATTTGGTGAACACTTACAAGGATGTGGAGTATTTGTGTGAAGAGAATGTAATTGAGAATTATTTTGGTACAGATGGGGAAGTGGcaaaattgattaataatttggGTAAGGAGGTTTCGTTTGATTTGAACAGATGTTATTTGTCGAAGTTGTTTAAGGAAGTTGATGattattataagaataattGGCATGTTACATGGGAAACTTTTAGGTATAGTTATTTTAGTAGTCCTTGGTCTGCAATTTCTGCTTTTGCTGCAACTTTATTGTTGATACTTTCTTTACTTCAAACCATTTATGCAATTCTTACATTTTATCAATCTCCTGCCCCTGGTCCTAGGTTATGA
- the LOC124911293 gene encoding UPF0481 protein At3g47200-like, which yields MNNRNPASADENQVHENGECSVRVWEFNTERLKSMNKNINTTPNLLSNWSGKNSCSIFRVPQSFVDVNGSAYRPHIVSVGPFHRGEPDLQMIEQHKWRFLGDLINRTKITLEQLLGEIHPHENTARESYSELIDLTSDEFIEMLVLDGCFIVEFFRKICKVVNIKPDDPLISMSWIYSVFLRDLIRMENQIPFFILQTLFDLTNTRESNRSLSSLALEFFNNSLCRPAEVVHKHDNLVGKHLLDLLRKSYITPELDKPIKDIKNIPSHVIQCISKLRRAGISIKPGNGESFLEVKFRRGTLEMPKITIDEFMSCFMINCVVFEQCQRTCSKQFTTYTTLLDYLVNTSKDVEYLLDQDVIENYFGTDEEVATLFNNLGKEVPFDVNRCYLSTLFKQVDDYHKSIWHIDLASFKYIYLRSPWSTISALAAVLLLVFSFLQTMFSMYAYLKPPH from the coding sequence ATGAATAATAGAAATCCAGCTTCAGCAGATGAGAATCAAGTTCATGAGAACGGTGAATGCTCGGTCAGAGTATGGGAATTCAACACAGAAAGATTGAAATCAATGAATAAGAACATCAACACTACACCAAATCTACTCTCGAATTGGTCCGGTAAGAATTCCTGCAGCATATTTCGTGTCCCACAGAGCTTCGTCGACGTTAATGGTTCAGCATATCGTCCTCACATCGTCTCCGTCGGACCTTTCCACCGCGGAGAACCCGACCTCCAAATGATCGAACAACACAAATGGCGTTTCCTCGGCGATCTAATCAATCGCACCAAAATCACCCTCGAACAACTCTTGGGAGAAATTCATCCGCATGAAAACACAGCCAGAGAGTCTTACTCCGAACTCATTGATCTCACTTCCGATGAATTCATTGAAATGCTTGTACTCGACGGCTGCTTCATTGTCGAATTCTTTAGAAAAATTTGTAAAGTCGTCAATATTAAACCCGATGACCCATTAATCTCCATGTCTTGGATTTATTCCGTCTTCCTCAGAGATCTAATTAGAATGGAAAACCAAATCCCATTCTTCATCCTCCAAACCCTCTTCGATCTAACGAATACCCGTGAATCGAATCGTTCGCTCTCTTCACTAGCATTGGAATTCTTCAATAACTCACTTTGCCGTCCAGCTGAAGTTGTACACAAACACGACAATCTAGTCGGAAAACACCTCCTAGACCTCCTCCGGAAATCATACATCACACCGGAGCTCGATAAACCGATCAAGGACATTAAGAATATCCCGTCACATGTCATCCAATGCATCTCGAAGCTGAGAAGGGCCGGGATCTCCATTAAACCAGGGAATGGTGAGAGCTTCttggaagtgaagttcagacgGGGAACACTAGAAATGCCGAAAATTACAATCGACGAGTTCATGAGCTGTTTCATGATAAACTGTGTAGTGTTTGAGCAATGTCAGAGGACTTGTTCGAAACAGTTCACAACCTACACGACTCTTCTTGACTATTTGGTGAACACTTCCAAGGATGTGGAATATTTGTTGGACCAAGACGTAATCGAGAATTACTTTGGGACTGATGAGGAAGTGGCGACATTGTTCAATAATTTGGGGAAGGAGGTGCCGTTTGATGTAAACAGATGTTATCTGTCGACGTTGTTTAAACAAGTTGATGATTATCACAAGAGTATTTGGCATATTGATTTGGCAAGTTTTAAGTATATTTATCTTAGAAGCCCTTGGTCTACTATTTCTGCTTTGGCTGCGGTTTTATTGTTGGTTTTCTCTTTTCTTCAAACCATGTTTTCTATGTATGCATACCTAAAGCCTCCACActaa